The following coding sequences lie in one Halococcus hamelinensis 100A6 genomic window:
- a CDS encoding MaoC/PaaZ C-terminal domain-containing protein: MPSTPNPEVGDVHTFERTFTREDVERFGEVSGDQQTIHTEPDEEGRLVVQGLLTATLPTKIGGDLGVLARSMEFEFLAPVRTGESITCEVTVDAVEGRDDRHDVACSVVCHRGREVVMRAAFEGLIWKE, from the coding sequence ATGCCGAGCACACCGAACCCCGAGGTGGGCGACGTCCACACCTTCGAGCGTACCTTCACCCGTGAGGACGTCGAGCGCTTCGGCGAGGTCTCGGGCGACCAGCAGACGATCCACACCGAACCCGACGAGGAGGGTCGGCTCGTGGTGCAGGGGCTCCTCACCGCGACGCTTCCCACCAAGATCGGCGGCGACCTCGGCGTGCTCGCGCGGTCGATGGAGTTCGAGTTCCTCGCACCCGTTCGCACCGGCGAGTCGATCACCTGCGAGGTCACCGTCGACGCCGTGGAGGGGCGCGACGACCGCCACGACGTCGCGTGTTCGGTGGTCTGTCATCGGGGACGCGAGGTCGTGATGCGGGCGGCGTTCGAGGGCCTGATCTGGAAGGAGTGA
- a CDS encoding ABC transporter ATP-binding protein: protein MSEPSTQDESNPVITVEGLTKHYGDVLAVDDVSFAVREGEIFGVVGPNGSGKTTTVESVMGLGPFEGEVRVLGLDPRRERTALAQRIGMQLQAAELPARLTVLELLDLFSTFYDETVAYEPLLEMWGIDDERHSRFEALSGGQQQRLFIALALLNDPEVVFVDELTTGLDPEAREAAWRLVERIREEGTTVVLVTHYMAEAETLCDRVAILDDGDLVALDTPRDLLADLDAGRGVVFDDHPDLDLDGVRGLEAVERVERADGVVRAFGAADDLVSSVVLELEGQATPLRNLRTLQPDLADVFMERTGRTEEAHGR from the coding sequence ATGTCGGAACCCTCGACCCAAGACGAATCGAACCCGGTGATCACCGTCGAGGGCCTCACCAAGCACTACGGCGATGTGCTCGCGGTCGACGACGTGAGCTTCGCGGTCCGGGAGGGCGAGATCTTCGGCGTCGTCGGGCCGAACGGGTCGGGCAAGACCACGACCGTCGAATCGGTGATGGGGCTCGGTCCGTTCGAGGGCGAGGTACGCGTGCTGGGACTCGACCCCCGTCGGGAGCGCACCGCGCTCGCCCAGCGGATCGGCATGCAGCTTCAGGCCGCCGAACTCCCCGCCCGGCTCACGGTGCTCGAACTCCTCGACCTGTTTTCGACGTTCTACGACGAGACGGTGGCCTACGAACCGCTGCTCGAAATGTGGGGGATCGACGACGAACGCCACAGCCGATTCGAGGCGCTCTCGGGCGGGCAGCAACAGCGGCTGTTCATCGCGCTCGCGCTCCTCAACGACCCCGAGGTGGTCTTCGTCGACGAACTCACCACCGGACTCGACCCCGAAGCCCGCGAGGCGGCGTGGAGGCTTGTCGAGCGCATCCGTGAGGAGGGGACGACCGTCGTACTGGTCACCCACTACATGGCCGAAGCCGAAACCCTCTGTGACCGGGTGGCGATCCTCGACGACGGCGACCTCGTCGCGCTCGACACCCCGCGAGACCTGCTCGCGGACCTCGATGCGGGTCGTGGCGTGGTGTTCGACGACCATCCCGACCTCGACCTCGACGGGGTTCGTGGCCTCGAAGCGGTCGAACGGGTCGAGCGCGCCGATGGCGTGGTCCGGGCGTTCGGGGCCGCCGACGACCTCGTCTCGTCGGTGGTGCTCGAACTCGAAGGGCAGGCGACACCGTTACGAAACCTCCGGACGCTCCAACCGGACCTCGCCGACGTGTTCATGGAGCGCACGGGCCGGACGGAGGAGGCGCACGGGAGATGA
- a CDS encoding 5,10-methylenetetrahydromethanopterin reductase: MRGIELTPEHPTERLVDLGELAAEAGFDTVFASHHYNNRDPFAALTLLADRTDGIRLGPGITNPYETHPVTLASRVATLDELADGRGVFGVGPGDPSTLKNLGLGEQRGLRSVLESFEVARELWDGDRVDHEGSFTAHEAGLNYEANRIPVYVGAEGPEMCRMAAKHADGLLFNGSHPDDLEWARERVEEGLDERVVGSEFDLAAYASVSIAEDEAAAREAARPPVAFIAAGAPEPVLDRHGIDADRAAAIGESISAGDFSAAFDRVSEAMVEAFCIAGEPATVESRVREVMDHADSLVVSSPLGPDLDAAVRLTGAVCDRCSVT; encoded by the coding sequence ATGCGGGGGATTGAACTCACGCCCGAACACCCCACGGAACGCCTCGTCGACCTCGGCGAACTCGCCGCCGAGGCGGGCTTCGATACGGTCTTCGCGAGCCACCACTACAACAACCGCGACCCGTTCGCCGCCCTCACCCTGCTCGCCGACCGCACGGACGGAATTCGGCTGGGACCGGGCATCACGAACCCCTACGAGACCCACCCCGTGACGCTCGCCTCGCGGGTCGCGACCCTCGACGAACTCGCCGACGGGCGGGGCGTGTTCGGGGTGGGTCCGGGCGACCCCTCGACCCTCAAAAACCTGGGCCTCGGCGAGCAGCGCGGGCTCCGGTCGGTGCTCGAATCCTTCGAAGTCGCCCGCGAACTCTGGGACGGCGACCGCGTCGACCACGAGGGGTCGTTCACCGCACACGAGGCGGGGCTGAACTACGAGGCGAATCGGATCCCGGTCTACGTCGGGGCCGAAGGGCCGGAGATGTGCCGGATGGCCGCGAAACACGCCGACGGGCTGCTCTTCAACGGATCGCATCCCGACGACCTCGAGTGGGCGCGCGAGCGCGTCGAGGAAGGGTTGGATGAGCGCGTCGTCGGGAGCGAGTTCGACCTCGCGGCCTACGCCAGCGTGAGCATCGCCGAGGACGAGGCGGCAGCGCGCGAGGCCGCCCGCCCGCCGGTGGCGTTCATCGCCGCCGGCGCACCGGAACCGGTCCTCGACCGCCACGGGATCGACGCCGACCGCGCCGCCGCTATCGGGGAGTCGATCTCGGCAGGGGACTTCTCGGCCGCGTTCGACCGGGTGAGCGAGGCGATGGTCGAGGCGTTCTGTATCGCCGGGGAGCCGGCGACGGTCGAGTCACGAGTTCGAGAGGTGATGGACCACGCCGACAGCCTCGTCGTGAGTTCGCCGCTGGGTCCCGACCTCGACGCGGCGGTCCGGCTTACCGGCGCTGTGTGTGATCGGTGTTCGGTGACGTGA
- a CDS encoding transcription factor S, whose amino-acid sequence MEFCDECGSMMKTEGDEWVCGSCGFAKPRNAETEAAMTTTQGQEETEVIDVSDVDDRGLPTTEVHCDECGNDEAYWYMQQIRSADESETRFFVCTNCEHRWREDDH is encoded by the coding sequence ATGGAATTCTGCGACGAGTGCGGCTCGATGATGAAGACCGAGGGCGACGAGTGGGTCTGTGGGAGCTGTGGGTTCGCCAAACCGCGTAACGCCGAAACCGAGGCCGCGATGACGACGACCCAGGGCCAGGAGGAAACCGAGGTCATCGACGTCAGCGACGTGGACGACCGGGGACTTCCCACCACCGAGGTCCACTGCGATGAGTGTGGCAACGACGAGGCCTACTGGTACATGCAACAGATCCGCTCGGCCGACGAGTCCGAAACCCGGTTCTTCGTCTGTACCAACTGCGAGCACCGCTGGCGCGAGGACGATCACTAA
- a CDS encoding enoyl-CoA hydratase/isomerase family protein, with the protein MSWETIGLEWDGDVATITVDRPDRLNAMNVETLEALEEALSEARDARALVLTGAGEKAFVAGADIGYMADLSVPEAQAYAELGHRVTDAIETFPAPVIAAINGYAFGGGCELALAADLRVASERAMLGQTEIDLGIVPGWGGTQRLSRLVGDELARRLVFFGERLDAQDAHRFGLVGELVAHDELDSHVAEMAAELAAKPKYALQAAKESLNQVHESDQSDGLTYERRLWSGLFGTADQHEGMTAFVEDREPDFE; encoded by the coding sequence ATGTCCTGGGAGACCATCGGCCTCGAATGGGACGGCGACGTGGCGACCATCACCGTCGACCGACCGGACCGGCTGAACGCGATGAACGTCGAGACCCTCGAAGCCCTGGAGGAAGCGCTCTCGGAGGCCCGCGACGCCCGCGCGCTGGTGCTCACCGGCGCTGGTGAGAAGGCGTTCGTCGCTGGTGCGGACATCGGCTACATGGCGGACCTCTCGGTGCCAGAAGCCCAAGCCTACGCGGAGCTCGGCCATCGGGTCACCGACGCCATCGAGACGTTCCCCGCACCCGTGATCGCCGCCATCAACGGTTACGCCTTCGGCGGGGGTTGCGAACTCGCGCTCGCCGCCGACCTCCGGGTGGCGAGCGAGCGCGCGATGCTCGGCCAGACCGAGATCGATCTCGGGATCGTCCCTGGATGGGGCGGCACACAACGCCTCTCGCGGCTCGTGGGCGACGAACTCGCCCGTCGGCTGGTCTTCTTCGGCGAGCGCCTCGACGCTCAGGACGCCCACCGGTTCGGCCTCGTCGGCGAGCTCGTCGCCCACGACGAACTCGATTCTCACGTCGCCGAGATGGCCGCGGAGCTCGCCGCCAAACCCAAGTACGCCCTCCAGGCCGCGAAGGAGTCGCTGAACCAGGTCCACGAATCCGACCAGTCGGACGGCCTGACCTACGAGCGCCGCCTCTGGAGCGGCCTCTTCGGGACCGCCGACCAGCACGAAGGGATGACGGCCTTTGTGGAAGACCGCGAACCCGACTTCGAGTGA
- a CDS encoding ABC transporter permease: MNARSYRKLVEAHAKRLAREPMTLFFTLAFPLLFLLLIGTVFDAGAGGAAGGAGGGRGAADAYAYGIDQLVPALVGLVLGSIALTTIPVSTASDREQGVLRRFKASPMPAWRWVATEVTTYFVVALLGVLLLVVGGLVVYDVRFSGSWVAVFAGFSLSALSFIAFGYLVASLSPTPRVASVVGQVLYMPMLFLSGAVMPLSALPDWLHAVAEVFPMTHVVRVMQALWFGRGWPVESVAVLLGVLVVGGGLSARLFRWE, from the coding sequence ATGAACGCTCGGAGCTATCGAAAGCTCGTCGAGGCCCACGCCAAACGCCTCGCGCGCGAACCGATGACGTTGTTCTTCACGCTCGCCTTCCCCCTGTTGTTCCTCCTGCTCATCGGAACCGTCTTCGACGCCGGAGCGGGCGGTGCGGCAGGTGGGGCGGGGGGCGGTCGAGGTGCAGCCGACGCTTACGCTTACGGGATCGACCAACTCGTGCCCGCGCTCGTGGGACTCGTGCTCGGCTCGATCGCGCTCACCACGATCCCCGTCTCGACCGCCAGCGACCGAGAACAGGGCGTACTGCGGCGGTTCAAGGCCAGTCCGATGCCCGCGTGGCGGTGGGTCGCCACCGAGGTCACGACCTACTTCGTGGTCGCGCTGCTCGGGGTGCTCCTGTTGGTGGTCGGCGGGCTGGTGGTCTACGACGTCCGGTTTTCGGGCAGCTGGGTGGCCGTGTTCGCGGGCTTCTCCTTGAGCGCGCTCTCGTTCATCGCCTTCGGCTATCTGGTCGCCAGCCTCTCGCCCACCCCACGGGTCGCCAGCGTGGTCGGACAGGTACTCTACATGCCGATGCTGTTCCTCTCGGGTGCGGTGATGCCGCTCTCGGCGCTCCCCGACTGGCTCCACGCCGTCGCCGAGGTGTTCCCGATGACCCACGTCGTGCGGGTGATGCAGGCGCTCTGGTTCGGTCGGGGCTGGCCGGTGGAGTCGGTGGCGGTGCTCCTCGGCGTGCTGGTCGTCGGCGGCGGGCTGTCGGCGCGGCTCTTCCGATGGGAGTAG
- a CDS encoding ribbon-helix-helix protein, CopG family, translating into MTKTVSAKIPDEMKAAIDREDINVSEVIREAIEDALTEQRREALQRDAATLRESVGGQVDSETVTEAVRETRRDN; encoded by the coding sequence ATGACGAAGACCGTTTCGGCGAAGATCCCGGACGAGATGAAAGCCGCGATCGACCGTGAGGACATCAACGTGAGCGAGGTGATCCGTGAGGCGATCGAGGACGCGCTCACCGAGCAGCGGCGCGAAGCCCTCCAGCGCGACGCCGCGACGCTCCGCGAGAGCGTCGGCGGGCAGGTCGATTCCGAGACGGTGACCGAGGCGGTCCGTGAGACGCGGCGGGACAACTGA
- a CDS encoding type II toxin-antitoxin system VapC family toxin yields MARKLFDASSLVDILIGAGGVTVGVEAVFDQHILDLTIYESSNALWKIAFARDELTATELENAISILGRIERDVSVEKATGATLLSVIQTARQTGCTFYDASYIAVASLHDLTLVTEDTAVREAAAGEDVESLSVADLPE; encoded by the coding sequence GTGGCGAGGAAGCTCTTCGATGCGAGCTCGCTAGTGGATATTCTCATCGGGGCTGGTGGCGTGACTGTCGGTGTCGAGGCCGTGTTCGACCAGCACATCCTGGATCTGACGATCTACGAATCCTCGAACGCGCTCTGGAAGATCGCGTTCGCCAGGGATGAACTGACGGCGACCGAACTCGAAAACGCTATCAGCATTCTCGGACGGATCGAGCGCGACGTATCGGTCGAGAAGGCAACCGGGGCGACGCTGCTCTCGGTGATACAAACCGCTCGGCAAACAGGTTGCACGTTCTACGACGCGAGTTACATCGCCGTCGCTTCTCTCCACGACCTGACGCTCGTGACGGAGGATACCGCCGTACGCGAAGCGGCGGCGGGCGAGGACGTCGAGTCCCTTTCAGTGGCGGACCTCCCCGAGTAG
- a CDS encoding coenzyme F420-0:L-glutamate ligase → GSRDWRGEHDRDGREMGVTVESVVDELAAAANLVAGEGAGGTPVAVVRDLSLDEVGTSDNLFRDVEGDFIRQSLREWSYAGD, encoded by the coding sequence GGGAGCCGCGACTGGCGGGGCGAGCACGACCGCGACGGTCGCGAGATGGGTGTGACCGTCGAATCCGTCGTCGACGAACTCGCGGCGGCGGCGAACCTCGTCGCGGGCGAGGGCGCGGGCGGGACGCCGGTCGCGGTGGTTCGCGACCTCTCGCTCGACGAGGTCGGCACGAGCGACAACCTCTTTCGCGACGTCGAGGGCGACTTCATCAGGCAGTCCCTCCGGGAGTGGTCGTATGCGGGGGATTGA